The Immundisolibacter cernigliae genome has a window encoding:
- a CDS encoding fatty acid desaturase, with protein sequence MTRLDYLRYMSPALLVASGIAGLWLGGHWVWLGFAAFLAVAVTDPLLGKDHGMRRGAHPLLADLILYFQVVPVALLWVVFAWRIGTANADLAPLDYFGAAVSVAFMTALGGLPAAHEMFHRHSALGKFVGSVLGTIFASGYSALAHVHVHHIETDTADDTETPFRGENVYRFVVRAAYRQHRRSWQIEMTRLDRLGLSFWSPQNLILRGIGMYALLLGGFYLATGLTGMLLLMLVSALGLFILEIFSYIQHYGLLREPGTPIEDRHAWNHLTPLGRALTFEIVTHSQHHVDPDRPYWRLTPRPSAPQMPSAVTCFVLALVPPLWERLIGRPLLEHWDTHHASARERELAIAANRAAGWPQWLGNGAAAAPA encoded by the coding sequence ATGACCAGACTCGATTACTTGCGTTACATGTCGCCGGCACTGCTGGTGGCCAGCGGCATCGCCGGCCTGTGGCTGGGCGGGCACTGGGTGTGGCTAGGCTTTGCCGCCTTCCTGGCGGTGGCGGTAACCGACCCGCTGCTGGGCAAGGATCACGGCATGCGCCGCGGCGCCCATCCGCTGCTGGCGGACCTGATCCTGTACTTCCAGGTGGTGCCGGTGGCACTGCTGTGGGTGGTGTTCGCCTGGCGCATCGGCACCGCCAATGCGGATCTGGCGCCACTCGATTACTTCGGCGCCGCGGTGTCGGTGGCCTTCATGACGGCGCTGGGCGGCCTGCCGGCGGCGCACGAGATGTTTCATCGCCACAGCGCGCTGGGCAAGTTCGTCGGCAGTGTGCTGGGCACCATCTTCGCGTCCGGCTACAGCGCGCTGGCGCATGTGCACGTGCATCACATCGAAACCGACACTGCGGACGACACCGAAACGCCGTTTCGCGGCGAGAACGTGTACCGCTTCGTCGTGCGTGCCGCGTACCGCCAGCACCGGCGCTCGTGGCAGATCGAGATGACGCGCCTTGATCGGCTGGGCCTGAGCTTCTGGTCGCCGCAGAACCTGATCCTGCGGGGCATCGGCATGTATGCGCTGCTGCTGGGCGGCTTTTATCTGGCCACCGGCCTTACCGGCATGCTGCTGCTGATGCTGGTGTCGGCGCTGGGTCTGTTCATCCTGGAAATCTTCAGCTACATCCAGCACTACGGCCTGCTGCGCGAACCGGGCACGCCGATCGAGGATCGCCACGCCTGGAACCACCTGACGCCGCTGGGCCGGGCGCTGACCTTCGAGATCGTGACCCACTCGCAGCACCACGTGGACCCGGACCGTCCCTACTGGCGCCTGACGCCGCGGCCCAGTGCCCCGCAAATGCCGAGCGCCGTGACCTGCTTCGTGCTGGCCCTGGTGCCGCCGCTCTGGGAGCGGCTGATCGGCCGCCCGCTGCTGGAACACTGGGACACCCACCACGCCAGCGCCCGCGAACGTGAACTGGCCATTGCCGCCAACCGCGCCGCCGGCTGGCCACAGTGGCTGGGCAATGGCGCGGCCGCCGCGCCGGCCTGA
- a CDS encoding non-oxidative hydroxyarylic acid decarboxylases subunit D, translating to MALNCPRCGGDKNRVEHQGKEDGQVIWTVHYCTACCFTWRDTEPALSIDSTKRRKVFQIDPSHPERFGVVIPPVAR from the coding sequence ATGGCTCTGAACTGCCCCCGCTGCGGCGGTGACAAGAACCGCGTCGAACACCAGGGCAAGGAAGACGGCCAGGTGATCTGGACCGTGCACTACTGCACCGCCTGCTGCTTTACCTGGCGCGACACGGAGCCGGCGCTGTCGATCGATTCGACCAAGCGCCGCAAGGTATTTCAGATCGACCCCAGCCACCCGGAGCGGTTTGGCGTGGTGATTCCGCCGGTGGCGCGCTGA
- a CDS encoding non-oxidative hydroxyarylic acid decarboxylases subunit C produces MNKYSDLPIKLASSVRSMRDFLDLLSSHDQCITWPDPVMPEPDIREICVASGQDVPGAPAILFDKIRGYPDKRLVTGVHGSWANLAILLGHPKNTTIKAMFYDIISRWGSEKAQLPRVKPDQAPVHEVRIERDINLYDILPLYRINDFDGGYYIGKANVVSRDPNDPDNFGKQNVGIYRIQPHGPDEFTLMSVPIHDMGRHMQAAEETGKPLKIAVMLGNHPAMAMFAATPIGYDESEYSYASAMMGSPIELTESGNGLDIQAHAEIVIEAEYIHGRREFEGPFGEFPGSYSGVRRAPTFKVTAVSHRKNPIFENIYIGRGWTEHDTLIGLNTSAPIYAQLKKEFPEVVAVNALYQHGLTGIIAVKNRFAGFAKSVALRALSTPHGLMYLKNLIMVDADVDPFDLNQVMWALSVRTRASDIMVLNDMAMIMIDPAAVTPGKGHHLIIDATTHMPPDPIGGDVEIVTPPSGPAIDALAARIRALQGGN; encoded by the coding sequence ATGAACAAATACTCCGACCTGCCGATCAAGCTGGCCAGTTCGGTGCGCTCGATGCGCGACTTCCTGGACCTGCTGTCCAGCCACGACCAGTGCATCACCTGGCCCGACCCGGTGATGCCGGAGCCGGACATTCGCGAGATCTGCGTCGCCTCCGGGCAGGACGTGCCGGGCGCGCCGGCCATCCTGTTCGACAAGATTCGTGGCTACCCGGACAAGCGCCTGGTCACCGGCGTGCACGGCAGCTGGGCGAATCTGGCCATCCTGCTCGGGCACCCGAAGAACACCACCATCAAGGCGATGTTCTACGACATCATCAGCCGCTGGGGTTCCGAGAAGGCGCAGCTGCCGCGCGTCAAGCCGGACCAGGCGCCGGTGCACGAGGTGCGCATCGAGCGCGACATCAACCTGTACGACATCCTGCCGCTGTACCGCATCAACGATTTCGACGGCGGCTACTACATCGGCAAGGCCAACGTGGTCAGCCGCGATCCGAACGATCCTGACAACTTCGGCAAGCAGAACGTCGGCATCTACCGCATCCAGCCGCACGGCCCGGACGAGTTCACGCTGATGAGCGTGCCGATCCACGACATGGGCCGGCACATGCAGGCCGCCGAGGAAACTGGCAAGCCGCTGAAGATCGCCGTCATGCTCGGCAACCACCCGGCCATGGCCATGTTTGCCGCCACGCCGATCGGCTACGACGAGTCCGAATACAGCTACGCCTCGGCCATGATGGGCTCGCCGATCGAGCTGACCGAATCGGGCAATGGCTTGGACATCCAGGCCCACGCCGAGATCGTGATCGAGGCCGAGTACATCCACGGCCGGCGCGAGTTCGAGGGGCCGTTTGGCGAGTTCCCGGGCTCCTACAGCGGCGTGCGCCGGGCGCCGACGTTCAAGGTCACGGCCGTCTCGCACCGCAAGAACCCGATTTTCGAGAACATCTACATCGGCCGCGGCTGGACCGAGCACGACACGCTGATCGGTCTGAACACCTCGGCGCCGATCTATGCCCAACTGAAAAAAGAATTCCCCGAAGTGGTGGCCGTCAACGCGCTGTACCAGCACGGCCTGACCGGCATCATCGCGGTCAAGAACCGCTTCGCAGGTTTTGCCAAGAGCGTGGCGCTGCGCGCGCTGTCGACGCCGCATGGGTTGATGTATCTGAAGAACCTGATCATGGTCGATGCCGACGTCGATCCGTTCGACCTGAACCAGGTCATGTGGGCACTGTCAGTGCGCACCCGCGCCAGCGACATCATGGTTCTGAACGACATGGCCATGATCATGATCGACCCGGCCGCGGTCACGCCCGGCAAGGGCCATCACCTGATCATCGACGCCACCACGCACATGCCGCCGGACCCGATCGGCGGCGACGTGGAAATCGTGACCCCCCCATCCGGCCCGGCCATCGATGCCCTGGCCGCCCGCATCCGCGCCCTGCAGGGAGGTAATTGA
- a CDS encoding aldehyde dehydrogenase family protein, translating to MNAPQSTTPIKLDHWIGGAAVAPAGSNYFDDLNPLDDSVYARAADGNAADVERAVQAAAQAFPAFRKLLAKDREALLQKAAALLERDRQEFIDILIDEVGSPVMKAGFEVQFAIGMLRAAAGVPRRITGQTLPSDSADRWSLSLREPLGVIAGITPFNVPMIKVIKQSAMALACGNTFVNLPSEHAPRLSLRVAQLYHEAGFPAGSFNVVLGNGAVIGDALTGHPLVKSVTFTGSSVVGRHIAEICAKQLKKFTLELGGKSPLIVMDDADLAGAVRAAAMGTFFYQGQACMASSRILVQRGIFERFSQALAGAAAGLKGGDLRDPGTTLGPIISGRQRSRVKTHIEDAAAKGARVLAGGSFTGFQCAPTVLTDVTPAMTLFYEETFGPVTSLYPFDTLEEALAMANDTPYGLSAAIYTSNINSALQAASGIHTGMVHINAPSLYDEPHVPFGGVGQSGVGREGTDCDLDAMTEWKWVTIQLPTDAPGHH from the coding sequence ATGAACGCCCCGCAATCGACCACCCCCATCAAGCTGGACCACTGGATCGGCGGCGCCGCCGTCGCTCCCGCCGGCAGTAACTATTTCGACGACCTGAATCCGCTGGACGATTCGGTCTACGCACGCGCCGCCGACGGCAACGCAGCGGACGTCGAGCGCGCCGTGCAGGCCGCCGCGCAGGCCTTTCCGGCCTTTCGCAAGCTGCTGGCCAAGGACCGCGAGGCGCTGCTGCAAAAGGCCGCCGCGCTGCTGGAGCGCGACCGCCAGGAATTCATCGACATCCTGATCGACGAAGTGGGCTCGCCGGTGATGAAGGCCGGCTTCGAGGTGCAATTCGCCATCGGCATGCTGCGTGCGGCGGCCGGCGTGCCGCGGCGCATCACGGGTCAAACCCTGCCGTCCGATTCGGCCGACCGCTGGAGCCTGTCGCTGCGCGAGCCGCTGGGCGTCATCGCCGGCATCACGCCGTTCAACGTGCCGATGATCAAGGTCATCAAGCAGTCGGCCATGGCGCTGGCCTGCGGCAATACCTTCGTCAACCTGCCGTCCGAGCACGCGCCGCGGCTGTCGCTGCGGGTGGCGCAGCTATACCACGAGGCCGGCTTCCCGGCCGGCAGCTTCAACGTGGTGCTGGGCAACGGCGCCGTGATCGGCGACGCCCTGACCGGCCATCCGCTGGTGAAATCCGTCACCTTCACCGGTTCGTCCGTGGTCGGCCGGCACATCGCGGAAATCTGCGCCAAACAGCTGAAGAAATTCACCCTGGAGCTGGGCGGCAAGAGCCCGCTGATCGTCATGGACGATGCGGATCTGGCCGGCGCCGTGCGCGCCGCGGCCATGGGTACGTTTTTCTACCAGGGTCAGGCCTGCATGGCTTCGTCCCGCATCCTGGTGCAGCGCGGCATTTTCGAGCGCTTCTCACAGGCGCTGGCCGGCGCCGCAGCGGGCCTGAAGGGCGGTGACCTGCGCGATCCGGGCACCACGCTGGGGCCGATCATCTCCGGCCGCCAGCGCAGCCGCGTCAAGACGCACATCGAGGACGCCGCCGCCAAGGGCGCGCGGGTGCTGGCCGGCGGCAGTTTCACCGGCTTTCAGTGCGCCCCGACCGTGCTGACCGACGTCACGCCCGCCATGACACTGTTCTATGAGGAAACCTTCGGCCCGGTCACGTCGCTGTACCCCTTCGACACGCTGGAAGAAGCCCTCGCCATGGCCAACGACACGCCCTACGGCCTGTCGGCGGCCATCTACACCAGCAACATCAACAGCGCGCTGCAAGCCGCCTCCGGCATCCACACCGGCATGGTGCACATCAACGCCCCCAGCCTGTACGACGAGCCGCACGTGCCGTTCGGCGGCGTCGGGCAGAGCGGTGTCGGCCGCGAGGGCACGGACTGTGACCTGGACGCCATGACCGAATGGAAGTGGGTGACCATCCAGCTGCCGACCGACGCGCCCGGCCACCACTGA
- a CDS encoding c-type cytochrome — protein MRRTLGLILLAASCGAMATEPAPDGIDARPRSGEKSWRLFCEGCHKPGPEAPGTRVLADRLGWDKAPLKGRQDLDPTYAKHVVRHGLIEMAPLRPTDITDEELDALITYLRQP, from the coding sequence ATGCGGCGCACACTCGGACTGATCCTGCTGGCAGCCAGCTGCGGTGCGATGGCCACCGAGCCCGCCCCCGACGGCATCGACGCCCGTCCGCGCAGCGGCGAGAAATCCTGGCGGCTGTTCTGCGAGGGCTGCCACAAGCCCGGCCCCGAGGCGCCCGGCACGCGCGTGCTGGCGGACCGCCTCGGCTGGGACAAGGCGCCGCTCAAGGGCCGCCAGGATCTGGACCCCACCTACGCCAAGCACGTGGTGCGCCACGGCCTGATCGAAATGGCGCCCCTGCGCCCGACCGACATCACCGATGAGGAGCTGGACGCCCTCATTACCTACCTGCGCCAACCCTGA
- a CDS encoding FAD-binding oxidoreductase yields MPTLPDWLTPQQFFQAVEEMRAVVGKQWVVSEDGPALRSYRDAFSPEEDDVFLPSAVVAPDGVEQIQKILKIANDYRVPLWTISSGKNFAYGGPAPRKAGHVVLDLKRMNRILEVNEEFGYALVEPGVTYFQLYEYIQKKGYKLWIDPAAPGWGSVLGNTLEHGVGYTPYGDHYMMHCGMEVVLADGTVLRTGQGSLPGTQCWQLFQYGFGPVLDGIFTQSNFGIVTKMGMWLMPEPPGYMPFMITYEREEDLHAITEAVRPLKVNMLIPNGAFTVGLLWEASIKTTRAQYGDPKKRLPDSALKKIMSDHKLGMWNFYAALYGPKPMMDNTFKVVREALGGIPGAKFYFDEDRKGDPSWDYRVKLMRGIPNMTEFNMTNWVGGSGAHVDFSPISPTRGDDAVKQYELIKNRAHEYDFDYIGEFAVGWRDMHHVFSLTFDRSDADQRRRARELFNVLIDDAAKAGYGEYRTHLAFMDKIAGTYNWNDGALWKLHHKLKDALDPNGILAPGKMGIWPKHMREEKA; encoded by the coding sequence ATGCCCACGCTGCCCGATTGGCTGACCCCGCAACAGTTCTTTCAGGCGGTGGAGGAAATGCGCGCCGTGGTCGGCAAGCAGTGGGTGGTGTCGGAGGATGGCCCGGCACTGCGCAGCTACCGGGATGCCTTCTCCCCGGAGGAAGACGATGTCTTCCTGCCCTCGGCCGTGGTGGCCCCGGACGGCGTCGAGCAGATCCAGAAGATTCTGAAGATCGCGAACGACTACCGCGTGCCGCTGTGGACCATCTCCAGCGGCAAGAACTTCGCCTACGGCGGGCCGGCGCCGCGCAAGGCCGGTCATGTGGTGCTGGATCTGAAGCGCATGAACCGCATCCTGGAAGTCAACGAGGAGTTCGGCTACGCGCTGGTGGAACCGGGCGTCACCTATTTCCAGCTCTACGAGTACATCCAGAAAAAGGGCTACAAGCTGTGGATCGACCCGGCCGCGCCCGGCTGGGGCAGCGTGCTCGGCAACACGCTGGAACACGGCGTCGGCTACACGCCCTACGGCGACCACTACATGATGCACTGCGGCATGGAGGTGGTGCTGGCCGACGGCACGGTGCTGCGCACGGGTCAGGGCTCGCTGCCCGGCACGCAATGCTGGCAGCTGTTCCAGTACGGCTTCGGGCCGGTGCTGGACGGCATCTTCACCCAGTCGAACTTCGGCATCGTCACCAAGATGGGCATGTGGCTGATGCCCGAGCCCCCCGGCTACATGCCGTTCATGATCACCTACGAGCGCGAGGAAGACCTGCATGCGATCACCGAGGCGGTGCGCCCGCTCAAGGTGAACATGCTGATCCCGAACGGCGCCTTCACCGTCGGCCTGCTGTGGGAGGCGTCGATCAAGACCACGCGCGCCCAGTACGGCGATCCTAAAAAGCGCCTGCCCGACAGCGCGCTCAAGAAGATCATGTCCGACCACAAGCTTGGCATGTGGAACTTCTACGCCGCGCTCTACGGCCCCAAGCCGATGATGGACAACACCTTCAAGGTGGTGCGTGAGGCCCTGGGCGGCATTCCGGGCGCGAAGTTCTACTTCGACGAGGACCGCAAGGGCGACCCGTCCTGGGACTACCGCGTGAAACTCATGCGCGGCATTCCGAACATGACCGAGTTCAACATGACCAACTGGGTCGGTGGCAGCGGCGCGCATGTCGACTTCTCGCCAATCTCGCCGACCCGCGGCGATGACGCGGTCAAGCAGTACGAGCTGATCAAGAACCGCGCGCACGAGTACGACTTCGACTACATCGGTGAGTTCGCGGTCGGCTGGCGGGACATGCATCACGTGTTCTCGCTCACCTTCGACCGCTCGGACGCCGACCAGCGCCGCCGCGCCCGTGAGCTGTTCAATGTGCTGATCGACGACGCGGCCAAGGCCGGCTACGGCGAGTACCGCACGCACCTGGCCTTCATGGACAAGATCGCCGGCACCTACAACTGGAACGACGGCGCCCTGTGGAAGCTGCACCACAAGCTCAAGGACGCGCTGGACCCGAACGGCATCCTGGCGCCCGGCAAGATGGGCATCTGGCCCAAACACATGCGCGAGGAGAAAGCCTGA
- a CDS encoding protocatechuate 3,4-dioxygenase, translating to MASIVGGFCVPHDPAITAFPEVANKRQAANIMAGFARVARRVAELQADTAIVVGDDHFALFGPHCLPSFLIGIGDVEGPEENWMHIDRYPVPNNVPLAEHIMNYGFDHGFDWSVAKSLVLDHGTMIPVHLALTPNPGVRTIPIYTAAAVTPLLRMKRAVALGRMIGEAVAAFPGNDRVVVMGCGGISHRVGTSDMGRVNQAFDQMILDMVVRGDVEAMAELDDAYVLREGGNGAFEIRNWIVAMAAMPRFRGEVICYEPVPEWITGLGLAELKPAA from the coding sequence ATGGCAAGCATCGTCGGCGGATTCTGCGTACCCCACGACCCGGCCATCACGGCCTTTCCCGAAGTCGCCAACAAGCGCCAGGCGGCCAACATCATGGCTGGCTTCGCACGGGTGGCCCGGCGCGTTGCCGAACTGCAGGCGGACACGGCCATCGTGGTCGGTGACGATCATTTCGCGCTGTTCGGGCCGCACTGCCTGCCAAGCTTCCTGATCGGCATCGGTGACGTCGAGGGGCCGGAGGAGAACTGGATGCACATCGATCGCTATCCGGTGCCCAACAACGTGCCGCTGGCCGAGCACATCATGAACTACGGTTTCGACCACGGCTTCGACTGGTCGGTGGCCAAGTCGCTGGTGCTGGATCACGGCACCATGATCCCGGTGCATCTTGCGTTGACCCCCAACCCCGGCGTGCGGACCATACCTATATATACCGCCGCAGCCGTGACGCCCTTGCTGCGCATGAAGCGCGCCGTGGCGCTGGGCAGGATGATCGGCGAAGCCGTCGCGGCCTTCCCCGGCAACGACCGGGTGGTCGTAATGGGCTGCGGTGGCATCAGTCACCGCGTGGGCACCTCCGACATGGGGCGGGTGAATCAGGCTTTCGACCAGATGATTCTGGATATGGTGGTGCGCGGCGATGTCGAGGCGATGGCCGAGCTGGACGATGCCTACGTGTTGCGCGAGGGCGGCAACGGCGCCTTCGAGATCCGCAACTGGATCGTCGCCATGGCCGCCATGCCGCGTTTCCGCGGCGAGGTGATCTGCTACGAGCCGGTGCCGGAGTGGATCACCGGCCTGGGTCTGGCCGAACTGAAACCGGCCGCCTGA
- a CDS encoding Rieske 2Fe-2S domain-containing protein, whose amino-acid sequence MNAPHASSPVWPHSAVTQVPYALYTDPAVYALEQERLFRGPTWNFLGLAEEVPNAGDFKTNLVGDTPVVLSRDVDGSLHAWVNRCAHRGALVCRELRGHSASGTHTCVYHQWAYDNRGQLVGVPFRKGLGGKGGYPADFDMAKHGLQRLRVECIESMVFATFDDQAEPLHDYLGPVMLANIRRVLGRPIEVLGTARQHMRGNWKLYAENTRDSYHGALLHLFYPTFGIYRPAQDSAAVMDQGHRFHNLFQIMTSGAGGDVSEYQNKGMRAMPAADSLADSRVIEFKDDYADGISLTIQSLFPNVVLQQIQNTLATRQIVTRGIADTEVVWTFFGYAGESAEMRAHRLRNINLVGPAGFISMEDGEAVEVVQQGLAGVEAGAASVLSMGGDSDADLDRLGMDENSIRGFWRGYRQFMQL is encoded by the coding sequence ATGAATGCACCACACGCCTCGTCTCCCGTCTGGCCGCACAGCGCGGTCACGCAGGTTCCCTACGCGCTTTACACCGACCCGGCCGTCTATGCCCTCGAGCAGGAGCGGCTGTTCCGCGGTCCGACCTGGAACTTCCTTGGCCTGGCGGAGGAGGTGCCAAACGCCGGCGACTTCAAGACCAACCTAGTCGGCGACACGCCGGTAGTGCTCAGCCGCGATGTCGACGGCAGCCTGCATGCCTGGGTCAACCGCTGCGCCCACCGCGGCGCCCTGGTGTGCCGCGAACTGCGGGGCCACAGCGCATCCGGCACGCACACCTGCGTCTACCACCAGTGGGCCTACGACAACCGGGGCCAGCTGGTCGGCGTGCCGTTTCGCAAGGGCCTGGGCGGCAAGGGCGGTTATCCGGCCGACTTCGACATGGCAAAGCACGGCCTGCAACGGCTGCGCGTCGAGTGCATCGAATCGATGGTGTTCGCGACCTTCGATGACCAAGCCGAGCCGCTGCACGATTATCTGGGACCGGTCATGCTGGCCAATATCCGGCGCGTGCTGGGGCGGCCGATCGAGGTGCTGGGCACCGCCCGCCAGCACATGCGCGGCAACTGGAAGCTGTACGCCGAGAACACCCGCGACAGCTACCACGGCGCCCTGCTGCACCTGTTCTATCCGACCTTCGGCATCTACCGCCCGGCGCAGGACAGCGCCGCGGTGATGGACCAGGGCCACCGTTTCCACAACCTGTTCCAGATCATGACTTCCGGTGCCGGTGGCGATGTGTCCGAGTACCAGAACAAGGGTATGCGGGCCATGCCGGCCGCCGACAGCCTGGCCGATAGCCGCGTCATCGAGTTCAAGGACGACTACGCCGACGGCATCTCGCTGACCATCCAGTCGCTGTTCCCGAACGTGGTGCTGCAGCAGATCCAGAACACGCTGGCCACGCGCCAGATCGTCACCCGCGGCATCGCCGACACCGAGGTGGTGTGGACCTTCTTCGGCTACGCCGGGGAAAGCGCCGAAATGCGTGCGCACCGCCTGCGCAACATCAACCTGGTCGGCCCGGCCGGTTTCATATCGATGGAAGACGGCGAGGCGGTCGAGGTCGTGCAGCAGGGCCTGGCCGGGGTCGAAGCCGGCGCCGCTTCGGTGCTCTCGATGGGCGGCGACAGCGACGCGGACCTGGATCGGCTCGGCATGGACGAGAACTCGATTCGTGGCTTCTGGCGCGGCTACCGGCAATTCA